A region from the Jaculus jaculus isolate mJacJac1 chromosome 18, mJacJac1.mat.Y.cur, whole genome shotgun sequence genome encodes:
- the Etaa1 gene encoding ewing's tumor-associated antigen 1 isoform X3 translates to MDLPCTFSSPNDQDGQNDIFWDQNSPMTKQLGKGRKHQTPLSDSDEISHIVDRIAPQDEIPMADSMLGVWIGATAIPSTPSVAKEQSRAKMSCTKLKTQNREKELMKLAEQFDKNMEELDVVQEQHKRNCGSVQTASETETFHDYKEDVQKQSCDIVPSDVIVKPVRGNARISVADVSDSHQKLLDPSAEAAFRALFDGSTQKCSGQFSQGMSDASLNNSDTAFGKKSVWKEEKNIANESLVTENQPNKNTSLCPQVDGVTVSVSHVTPCTKQPDSNKHADVFTSSDFEEDWESLLGNEPFVLNTEMLNLFPSATAQVPDHQGFCTVFGKKDKDRRTNTNLEDRLRNSRIAQDLPSNMNNRQLIDEGNRSLPSPNDKPSKLPFNRNKMKFEKPVNNVTQDEIQGCVTVSNLTKEDCHLSLTSNAHAVDRSGLDTRCTNEKKSGLHFNQSSKSSASTDSRGFASLSSEASVGNPDQTNASKLGSVLDDWNDPSFANEIIEACRQLETTWDAGDVDDDVLYQACDDVERLTQQENVKDHKVPGSTLESSPHSPHGAGSTSAALKQGGLLMLSEPSGLGSISVQTSLTNKSQIYKSMKMAKKEPGRNYQDFSGAPRNVSVYSQNSSDQTSNLQKSCNSLAVSVQRNSPKSAVAESSSLSIRPTLMNTELATNKKFIAQQLPHSILADKAQSNLNKTGRFSKFTFTKIKSQFLSQFNQDCIAGSIPATRTTQDLEKKTADSPLLGKADEQQSLVKRSLSWKNPSREEEEKNRKCSPEEIQRKRQEALVRRMTRARTSSANSAPT, encoded by the exons ATGGACTTACCATGCACCTTCAGTTCTCCAAATGATCAAGATGGACAAAATGATATTTTTTGGGACCAAAATTCTCCAATGACAAAACAGTTAG GTAAAGGGAGAAAACACCAGACACCTCTCTCAGATAGTGATGAGATCTCACATATAGTCGATCGCATTGCCCCTCAG GATGAAATACCAATGGCAGACTCCATGCTGGGAGTGTGGATTGGAGCAACTGCGATCCCTTCTACTCCCAGTGTAGCCAAAGAGCAGTCCAGAGCTAAAATGAGCTGCACAAA gTTAAAAACACAAAATCGAGAAAAAGAACTTATGAAATTGGCTGAACAGTTTGATAAGAATATGGAAGAGCTAGATGTGGTTCAGGAGCAACACAAGAGAAACTGTGGTTCTGTCCAGACAGCCTCAGAAACAGAGACTTTTCATGACTATAAAGAAGATGTGCAGAAGCAGTCATGTGATATAGTTCCTAGTGATGTCATAGTGAAGCCAGTGAGAGGAAATGCCAGGATATCTGTGGCCGACGTCTCAGACAGCCATCAGAAGCTGTTGGACCCGAGTGCCGAAGCAGCCTTTCGTGCCCTTTTTGACGGTTCTACTCAGAAGTGCAGTGGGCAGTTCAGCCAAGGTATGTCAGATGCTTCACTGAATAACAGTGACACTGCTTTTGGAAAGAAAAGTgtttggaaagaagagaaaaacattgCAAATGAATCTTTGGTCACTGAAAACCAGCCAAATAAAAACACATCTCTTTGTCCACAAGTAGATGGTGTGACAGTGTCAGTGTCTCATGTGACTCCCTGTACCAAGCAGCCAGACTCTAATAAGCATGCCGATGTGTTTACTTCAAGTGATTTTGAAGAGGACTGGGAAAGCTTATTAGGTAATGAACCTTTTGTGCTAAATACTGAGATGCTCAACCTGTTCCCTTCTGCCACTGCCCAAGTTCCTGATCATCAGGGATTTTGTACAGTTTTTGGTAAAAAGGATAAAGATAGAAGAACAAATACTAATCTTGAGGACAGACTAAGAAATTCAAGAATAGCACAAGATCTTCCTTCAAACATGAATAATAGACAGCTAATAGATGAAGGAAACAGATCTCTGCCAAGTCCAAATGATAAACCGAGCAAGTTACCATTtaacagaaataaaatgaagtttgAGAAACCTGTCAATAATGTTACTCAAGATGAAATTCAAGGCTGTGTGACTGTGTCTAACCTGACAAAGGAAGACTGTCACCTTAGCCTGACTTCTAATGCACATGCTGTAGATAGATCTGGTTTGGACACAAGATGTACCAATGAAAAGAAATCCGGGCTCCATTTTAATCAGTCTTCTAAATCATCTGCTAGTACTGACTCCCGTGGCTTTGCATCTTTGAGCAGTGAAGCCAGTGTTGGTAACCCAGACCAGACAAATGCATCCAAGTTAGGTTCTGTCCTTGATGACTGGAATGACccatcatttgctaatgaaattaTTGAAGCATGCCGCCAGTTAGAGACTACCTGGGACGCAGGTGATGTAGATGATGATGTGCTGTATCAAGCATGCGATGATGTTGAAAGACTAACTCAGCAAGAAAACGTAAAGGACCACAAGGTACCAGGAAGTACACTTGAGAGCAGTCCTCACTCCCCGCACGGAGCCGGAAGCACGTCTGCCGCATTGAAGCAGGGAGGCCTTCTGATGCTCTCAGAGCCTTCGGGTCTTGGCAGCATTTCAGTGCAGACGTCTTTGACAAATAAATCCCAAATATATAAGTCTATGAAGATGGCGAAAAAGGAACCAGGTAGAAATTACCAAGATTTTTCGGGTGCTCCAAGAAATGTGTCTGTGTACTCTCAGAATTCAAGTGACCAGACCAGTAACCTACAGAAGTCTTGTAATAGCCTTGCTGTTTCAGTACAAAGGAACAGCCCAAAGTCAGCTGTTGCAGAAAGTTCAAGTTTGAGCATTAGACCGACTCTCATGAATACAGAACTTGCTACTAATAAGAAATTTATTGCTCAGCAATTACCTCATAGCATCCTAGCAGATAAAGCTCAGAGTAACCTTAACAAAACTGGAAGATTTTCAAAGTTTacatttacaaaaattaaaagtcaGTTTCTTTCTCAGTTCAACCAAGATTGTATAGCAGGAAGTATCCCTGCTACCAGAACTACTCAAGATTTAGAGAAAAAGACAGCTGACAGCCCATTACTTGGAAAGGCTGATGAGCAGCAGTCTTTGGTAAAGCGTTCTCTGTCTTGGAAGAACCCTTCTAGAG
- the Etaa1 gene encoding ewing's tumor-associated antigen 1 isoform X1, with translation MSRRRKHGDSPAAKSTPRRAAATEEGMAAGSSSRPRRRRRREQRREDGKPEERYETPRRVLKMDLPCTFSSPNDQDGQNDIFWDQNSPMTKQLGKGRKHQTPLSDSDEISHIVDRIAPQDEIPMADSMLGVWIGATAIPSTPSVAKEQSRAKMSCTKLKTQNREKELMKLAEQFDKNMEELDVVQEQHKRNCGSVQTASETETFHDYKEDVQKQSCDIVPSDVIVKPVRGNARISVADVSDSHQKLLDPSAEAAFRALFDGSTQKCSGQFSQGMSDASLNNSDTAFGKKSVWKEEKNIANESLVTENQPNKNTSLCPQVDGVTVSVSHVTPCTKQPDSNKHADVFTSSDFEEDWESLLGNEPFVLNTEMLNLFPSATAQVPDHQGFCTVFGKKDKDRRTNTNLEDRLRNSRIAQDLPSNMNNRQLIDEGNRSLPSPNDKPSKLPFNRNKMKFEKPVNNVTQDEIQGCVTVSNLTKEDCHLSLTSNAHAVDRSGLDTRCTNEKKSGLHFNQSSKSSASTDSRGFASLSSEASVGNPDQTNASKLGSVLDDWNDPSFANEIIEACRQLETTWDAGDVDDDVLYQACDDVERLTQQENVKDHKVPGSTLESSPHSPHGAGSTSAALKQGGLLMLSEPSGLGSISVQTSLTNKSQIYKSMKMAKKEPGRNYQDFSGAPRNVSVYSQNSSDQTSNLQKSCNSLAVSVQRNSPKSAVAESSSLSIRPTLMNTELATNKKFIAQQLPHSILADKAQSNLNKTGRFSKFTFTKIKSQFLSQFNQDCIAGSIPATRTTQDLEKKTADSPLLGKADEQQSLVKRSLSWKNPSREEEEKNRKCSPEEIQRKRQEALVRRMTRARTSSANSAPT, from the exons ATGAGTCGGCGGAGGAAACATGGGGACAGTCCCGCGGCGAAGAGCACGCCGCGCCGAGCAGCAGCGACCGAGGAGGGCATGGCGGCGGGCTCTTCCTCCaggccgcggcggcggcggcgacgggAGCAGCGTCGGGAGGACGGGAAGCCGGAGG AAAGGTATGAAACACCAAGGAGAGTGCTGAAAATGGACTTACCATGCACCTTCAGTTCTCCAAATGATCAAGATGGACAAAATGATATTTTTTGGGACCAAAATTCTCCAATGACAAAACAGTTAG GTAAAGGGAGAAAACACCAGACACCTCTCTCAGATAGTGATGAGATCTCACATATAGTCGATCGCATTGCCCCTCAG GATGAAATACCAATGGCAGACTCCATGCTGGGAGTGTGGATTGGAGCAACTGCGATCCCTTCTACTCCCAGTGTAGCCAAAGAGCAGTCCAGAGCTAAAATGAGCTGCACAAA gTTAAAAACACAAAATCGAGAAAAAGAACTTATGAAATTGGCTGAACAGTTTGATAAGAATATGGAAGAGCTAGATGTGGTTCAGGAGCAACACAAGAGAAACTGTGGTTCTGTCCAGACAGCCTCAGAAACAGAGACTTTTCATGACTATAAAGAAGATGTGCAGAAGCAGTCATGTGATATAGTTCCTAGTGATGTCATAGTGAAGCCAGTGAGAGGAAATGCCAGGATATCTGTGGCCGACGTCTCAGACAGCCATCAGAAGCTGTTGGACCCGAGTGCCGAAGCAGCCTTTCGTGCCCTTTTTGACGGTTCTACTCAGAAGTGCAGTGGGCAGTTCAGCCAAGGTATGTCAGATGCTTCACTGAATAACAGTGACACTGCTTTTGGAAAGAAAAGTgtttggaaagaagagaaaaacattgCAAATGAATCTTTGGTCACTGAAAACCAGCCAAATAAAAACACATCTCTTTGTCCACAAGTAGATGGTGTGACAGTGTCAGTGTCTCATGTGACTCCCTGTACCAAGCAGCCAGACTCTAATAAGCATGCCGATGTGTTTACTTCAAGTGATTTTGAAGAGGACTGGGAAAGCTTATTAGGTAATGAACCTTTTGTGCTAAATACTGAGATGCTCAACCTGTTCCCTTCTGCCACTGCCCAAGTTCCTGATCATCAGGGATTTTGTACAGTTTTTGGTAAAAAGGATAAAGATAGAAGAACAAATACTAATCTTGAGGACAGACTAAGAAATTCAAGAATAGCACAAGATCTTCCTTCAAACATGAATAATAGACAGCTAATAGATGAAGGAAACAGATCTCTGCCAAGTCCAAATGATAAACCGAGCAAGTTACCATTtaacagaaataaaatgaagtttgAGAAACCTGTCAATAATGTTACTCAAGATGAAATTCAAGGCTGTGTGACTGTGTCTAACCTGACAAAGGAAGACTGTCACCTTAGCCTGACTTCTAATGCACATGCTGTAGATAGATCTGGTTTGGACACAAGATGTACCAATGAAAAGAAATCCGGGCTCCATTTTAATCAGTCTTCTAAATCATCTGCTAGTACTGACTCCCGTGGCTTTGCATCTTTGAGCAGTGAAGCCAGTGTTGGTAACCCAGACCAGACAAATGCATCCAAGTTAGGTTCTGTCCTTGATGACTGGAATGACccatcatttgctaatgaaattaTTGAAGCATGCCGCCAGTTAGAGACTACCTGGGACGCAGGTGATGTAGATGATGATGTGCTGTATCAAGCATGCGATGATGTTGAAAGACTAACTCAGCAAGAAAACGTAAAGGACCACAAGGTACCAGGAAGTACACTTGAGAGCAGTCCTCACTCCCCGCACGGAGCCGGAAGCACGTCTGCCGCATTGAAGCAGGGAGGCCTTCTGATGCTCTCAGAGCCTTCGGGTCTTGGCAGCATTTCAGTGCAGACGTCTTTGACAAATAAATCCCAAATATATAAGTCTATGAAGATGGCGAAAAAGGAACCAGGTAGAAATTACCAAGATTTTTCGGGTGCTCCAAGAAATGTGTCTGTGTACTCTCAGAATTCAAGTGACCAGACCAGTAACCTACAGAAGTCTTGTAATAGCCTTGCTGTTTCAGTACAAAGGAACAGCCCAAAGTCAGCTGTTGCAGAAAGTTCAAGTTTGAGCATTAGACCGACTCTCATGAATACAGAACTTGCTACTAATAAGAAATTTATTGCTCAGCAATTACCTCATAGCATCCTAGCAGATAAAGCTCAGAGTAACCTTAACAAAACTGGAAGATTTTCAAAGTTTacatttacaaaaattaaaagtcaGTTTCTTTCTCAGTTCAACCAAGATTGTATAGCAGGAAGTATCCCTGCTACCAGAACTACTCAAGATTTAGAGAAAAAGACAGCTGACAGCCCATTACTTGGAAAGGCTGATGAGCAGCAGTCTTTGGTAAAGCGTTCTCTGTCTTGGAAGAACCCTTCTAGAG
- the Etaa1 gene encoding ewing's tumor-associated antigen 1 isoform X2, with product MREDGKPEERYETPRRVLKMDLPCTFSSPNDQDGQNDIFWDQNSPMTKQLGKGRKHQTPLSDSDEISHIVDRIAPQDEIPMADSMLGVWIGATAIPSTPSVAKEQSRAKMSCTKLKTQNREKELMKLAEQFDKNMEELDVVQEQHKRNCGSVQTASETETFHDYKEDVQKQSCDIVPSDVIVKPVRGNARISVADVSDSHQKLLDPSAEAAFRALFDGSTQKCSGQFSQGMSDASLNNSDTAFGKKSVWKEEKNIANESLVTENQPNKNTSLCPQVDGVTVSVSHVTPCTKQPDSNKHADVFTSSDFEEDWESLLGNEPFVLNTEMLNLFPSATAQVPDHQGFCTVFGKKDKDRRTNTNLEDRLRNSRIAQDLPSNMNNRQLIDEGNRSLPSPNDKPSKLPFNRNKMKFEKPVNNVTQDEIQGCVTVSNLTKEDCHLSLTSNAHAVDRSGLDTRCTNEKKSGLHFNQSSKSSASTDSRGFASLSSEASVGNPDQTNASKLGSVLDDWNDPSFANEIIEACRQLETTWDAGDVDDDVLYQACDDVERLTQQENVKDHKVPGSTLESSPHSPHGAGSTSAALKQGGLLMLSEPSGLGSISVQTSLTNKSQIYKSMKMAKKEPGRNYQDFSGAPRNVSVYSQNSSDQTSNLQKSCNSLAVSVQRNSPKSAVAESSSLSIRPTLMNTELATNKKFIAQQLPHSILADKAQSNLNKTGRFSKFTFTKIKSQFLSQFNQDCIAGSIPATRTTQDLEKKTADSPLLGKADEQQSLVKRSLSWKNPSREEEEKNRKCSPEEIQRKRQEALVRRMTRARTSSANSAPT from the exons ATGCGGGAGGACGGGAAGCCGGAGG AAAGGTATGAAACACCAAGGAGAGTGCTGAAAATGGACTTACCATGCACCTTCAGTTCTCCAAATGATCAAGATGGACAAAATGATATTTTTTGGGACCAAAATTCTCCAATGACAAAACAGTTAG GTAAAGGGAGAAAACACCAGACACCTCTCTCAGATAGTGATGAGATCTCACATATAGTCGATCGCATTGCCCCTCAG GATGAAATACCAATGGCAGACTCCATGCTGGGAGTGTGGATTGGAGCAACTGCGATCCCTTCTACTCCCAGTGTAGCCAAAGAGCAGTCCAGAGCTAAAATGAGCTGCACAAA gTTAAAAACACAAAATCGAGAAAAAGAACTTATGAAATTGGCTGAACAGTTTGATAAGAATATGGAAGAGCTAGATGTGGTTCAGGAGCAACACAAGAGAAACTGTGGTTCTGTCCAGACAGCCTCAGAAACAGAGACTTTTCATGACTATAAAGAAGATGTGCAGAAGCAGTCATGTGATATAGTTCCTAGTGATGTCATAGTGAAGCCAGTGAGAGGAAATGCCAGGATATCTGTGGCCGACGTCTCAGACAGCCATCAGAAGCTGTTGGACCCGAGTGCCGAAGCAGCCTTTCGTGCCCTTTTTGACGGTTCTACTCAGAAGTGCAGTGGGCAGTTCAGCCAAGGTATGTCAGATGCTTCACTGAATAACAGTGACACTGCTTTTGGAAAGAAAAGTgtttggaaagaagagaaaaacattgCAAATGAATCTTTGGTCACTGAAAACCAGCCAAATAAAAACACATCTCTTTGTCCACAAGTAGATGGTGTGACAGTGTCAGTGTCTCATGTGACTCCCTGTACCAAGCAGCCAGACTCTAATAAGCATGCCGATGTGTTTACTTCAAGTGATTTTGAAGAGGACTGGGAAAGCTTATTAGGTAATGAACCTTTTGTGCTAAATACTGAGATGCTCAACCTGTTCCCTTCTGCCACTGCCCAAGTTCCTGATCATCAGGGATTTTGTACAGTTTTTGGTAAAAAGGATAAAGATAGAAGAACAAATACTAATCTTGAGGACAGACTAAGAAATTCAAGAATAGCACAAGATCTTCCTTCAAACATGAATAATAGACAGCTAATAGATGAAGGAAACAGATCTCTGCCAAGTCCAAATGATAAACCGAGCAAGTTACCATTtaacagaaataaaatgaagtttgAGAAACCTGTCAATAATGTTACTCAAGATGAAATTCAAGGCTGTGTGACTGTGTCTAACCTGACAAAGGAAGACTGTCACCTTAGCCTGACTTCTAATGCACATGCTGTAGATAGATCTGGTTTGGACACAAGATGTACCAATGAAAAGAAATCCGGGCTCCATTTTAATCAGTCTTCTAAATCATCTGCTAGTACTGACTCCCGTGGCTTTGCATCTTTGAGCAGTGAAGCCAGTGTTGGTAACCCAGACCAGACAAATGCATCCAAGTTAGGTTCTGTCCTTGATGACTGGAATGACccatcatttgctaatgaaattaTTGAAGCATGCCGCCAGTTAGAGACTACCTGGGACGCAGGTGATGTAGATGATGATGTGCTGTATCAAGCATGCGATGATGTTGAAAGACTAACTCAGCAAGAAAACGTAAAGGACCACAAGGTACCAGGAAGTACACTTGAGAGCAGTCCTCACTCCCCGCACGGAGCCGGAAGCACGTCTGCCGCATTGAAGCAGGGAGGCCTTCTGATGCTCTCAGAGCCTTCGGGTCTTGGCAGCATTTCAGTGCAGACGTCTTTGACAAATAAATCCCAAATATATAAGTCTATGAAGATGGCGAAAAAGGAACCAGGTAGAAATTACCAAGATTTTTCGGGTGCTCCAAGAAATGTGTCTGTGTACTCTCAGAATTCAAGTGACCAGACCAGTAACCTACAGAAGTCTTGTAATAGCCTTGCTGTTTCAGTACAAAGGAACAGCCCAAAGTCAGCTGTTGCAGAAAGTTCAAGTTTGAGCATTAGACCGACTCTCATGAATACAGAACTTGCTACTAATAAGAAATTTATTGCTCAGCAATTACCTCATAGCATCCTAGCAGATAAAGCTCAGAGTAACCTTAACAAAACTGGAAGATTTTCAAAGTTTacatttacaaaaattaaaagtcaGTTTCTTTCTCAGTTCAACCAAGATTGTATAGCAGGAAGTATCCCTGCTACCAGAACTACTCAAGATTTAGAGAAAAAGACAGCTGACAGCCCATTACTTGGAAAGGCTGATGAGCAGCAGTCTTTGGTAAAGCGTTCTCTGTCTTGGAAGAACCCTTCTAGAG
- the Etaa1 gene encoding ewing's tumor-associated antigen 1 isoform X4 encodes MADSMLGVWIGATAIPSTPSVAKEQSRAKMSCTKLKTQNREKELMKLAEQFDKNMEELDVVQEQHKRNCGSVQTASETETFHDYKEDVQKQSCDIVPSDVIVKPVRGNARISVADVSDSHQKLLDPSAEAAFRALFDGSTQKCSGQFSQGMSDASLNNSDTAFGKKSVWKEEKNIANESLVTENQPNKNTSLCPQVDGVTVSVSHVTPCTKQPDSNKHADVFTSSDFEEDWESLLGNEPFVLNTEMLNLFPSATAQVPDHQGFCTVFGKKDKDRRTNTNLEDRLRNSRIAQDLPSNMNNRQLIDEGNRSLPSPNDKPSKLPFNRNKMKFEKPVNNVTQDEIQGCVTVSNLTKEDCHLSLTSNAHAVDRSGLDTRCTNEKKSGLHFNQSSKSSASTDSRGFASLSSEASVGNPDQTNASKLGSVLDDWNDPSFANEIIEACRQLETTWDAGDVDDDVLYQACDDVERLTQQENVKDHKVPGSTLESSPHSPHGAGSTSAALKQGGLLMLSEPSGLGSISVQTSLTNKSQIYKSMKMAKKEPGRNYQDFSGAPRNVSVYSQNSSDQTSNLQKSCNSLAVSVQRNSPKSAVAESSSLSIRPTLMNTELATNKKFIAQQLPHSILADKAQSNLNKTGRFSKFTFTKIKSQFLSQFNQDCIAGSIPATRTTQDLEKKTADSPLLGKADEQQSLVKRSLSWKNPSREEEEKNRKCSPEEIQRKRQEALVRRMTRARTSSANSAPT; translated from the exons ATGGCAGACTCCATGCTGGGAGTGTGGATTGGAGCAACTGCGATCCCTTCTACTCCCAGTGTAGCCAAAGAGCAGTCCAGAGCTAAAATGAGCTGCACAAA gTTAAAAACACAAAATCGAGAAAAAGAACTTATGAAATTGGCTGAACAGTTTGATAAGAATATGGAAGAGCTAGATGTGGTTCAGGAGCAACACAAGAGAAACTGTGGTTCTGTCCAGACAGCCTCAGAAACAGAGACTTTTCATGACTATAAAGAAGATGTGCAGAAGCAGTCATGTGATATAGTTCCTAGTGATGTCATAGTGAAGCCAGTGAGAGGAAATGCCAGGATATCTGTGGCCGACGTCTCAGACAGCCATCAGAAGCTGTTGGACCCGAGTGCCGAAGCAGCCTTTCGTGCCCTTTTTGACGGTTCTACTCAGAAGTGCAGTGGGCAGTTCAGCCAAGGTATGTCAGATGCTTCACTGAATAACAGTGACACTGCTTTTGGAAAGAAAAGTgtttggaaagaagagaaaaacattgCAAATGAATCTTTGGTCACTGAAAACCAGCCAAATAAAAACACATCTCTTTGTCCACAAGTAGATGGTGTGACAGTGTCAGTGTCTCATGTGACTCCCTGTACCAAGCAGCCAGACTCTAATAAGCATGCCGATGTGTTTACTTCAAGTGATTTTGAAGAGGACTGGGAAAGCTTATTAGGTAATGAACCTTTTGTGCTAAATACTGAGATGCTCAACCTGTTCCCTTCTGCCACTGCCCAAGTTCCTGATCATCAGGGATTTTGTACAGTTTTTGGTAAAAAGGATAAAGATAGAAGAACAAATACTAATCTTGAGGACAGACTAAGAAATTCAAGAATAGCACAAGATCTTCCTTCAAACATGAATAATAGACAGCTAATAGATGAAGGAAACAGATCTCTGCCAAGTCCAAATGATAAACCGAGCAAGTTACCATTtaacagaaataaaatgaagtttgAGAAACCTGTCAATAATGTTACTCAAGATGAAATTCAAGGCTGTGTGACTGTGTCTAACCTGACAAAGGAAGACTGTCACCTTAGCCTGACTTCTAATGCACATGCTGTAGATAGATCTGGTTTGGACACAAGATGTACCAATGAAAAGAAATCCGGGCTCCATTTTAATCAGTCTTCTAAATCATCTGCTAGTACTGACTCCCGTGGCTTTGCATCTTTGAGCAGTGAAGCCAGTGTTGGTAACCCAGACCAGACAAATGCATCCAAGTTAGGTTCTGTCCTTGATGACTGGAATGACccatcatttgctaatgaaattaTTGAAGCATGCCGCCAGTTAGAGACTACCTGGGACGCAGGTGATGTAGATGATGATGTGCTGTATCAAGCATGCGATGATGTTGAAAGACTAACTCAGCAAGAAAACGTAAAGGACCACAAGGTACCAGGAAGTACACTTGAGAGCAGTCCTCACTCCCCGCACGGAGCCGGAAGCACGTCTGCCGCATTGAAGCAGGGAGGCCTTCTGATGCTCTCAGAGCCTTCGGGTCTTGGCAGCATTTCAGTGCAGACGTCTTTGACAAATAAATCCCAAATATATAAGTCTATGAAGATGGCGAAAAAGGAACCAGGTAGAAATTACCAAGATTTTTCGGGTGCTCCAAGAAATGTGTCTGTGTACTCTCAGAATTCAAGTGACCAGACCAGTAACCTACAGAAGTCTTGTAATAGCCTTGCTGTTTCAGTACAAAGGAACAGCCCAAAGTCAGCTGTTGCAGAAAGTTCAAGTTTGAGCATTAGACCGACTCTCATGAATACAGAACTTGCTACTAATAAGAAATTTATTGCTCAGCAATTACCTCATAGCATCCTAGCAGATAAAGCTCAGAGTAACCTTAACAAAACTGGAAGATTTTCAAAGTTTacatttacaaaaattaaaagtcaGTTTCTTTCTCAGTTCAACCAAGATTGTATAGCAGGAAGTATCCCTGCTACCAGAACTACTCAAGATTTAGAGAAAAAGACAGCTGACAGCCCATTACTTGGAAAGGCTGATGAGCAGCAGTCTTTGGTAAAGCGTTCTCTGTCTTGGAAGAACCCTTCTAGAG